Part of the Microbacterium sp. Clip185 genome is shown below.
AGGACGACATCCTCGCCGGACTCACGGTCGTTCTCACCGTGCGCCTTCCGGAGCCGCAGTTCGAGGGCCAGACGAAGGAGATCCTCGGTACGCCGGCGGTGCGTCAGATCGTCGCCAACGTGGTCTCTCGCGAGCTGACGGCGAAGTTCACCTCCACCAAGCGCGACGACAAGAACCAGACGGCACAGCTGCTGGAGAAGGTCGTCTCCGAGATGAAGGCGCGTATCTCCGCGCGCACCCACAAAGAGACGCAACGCCGCAAGTCGGCCCTCGAATCCTCGTCGCTGCCCGCGAAGCTCGCTGACTGCCGCACGAACGACGTGGCCGAGTCCGAACTGTTCATCGTGGAGGGCGACTCCGCTCTCGGCACGGCGAAGCTGGCACGCAACAGCGAGTACCAGGCGCTCCTGCCGATTCGAGGCAAGATCCTCAACGTCCAGAAGGCATCGATCAGCGACATGCTGTCCAATGCCGAGTGCGCGGCGATCATCCAGGTGATCGGTGCCGGTTCGGGACGCTCCTTCGACATCGACGCCGCGCGCTACGGCAAGGTCATCCTGATGAGCGACGCCGACGTCGACGGCGCCCACATCCGCACCCTCCTGCTCACGCTCTTCTTCCGTTACATGCGTCCGCTCGTCGAGGCCGGCCGCGTGTACGCCGCCGTGCCTCCGCTGCACCGCGTGGTCGTGATGAACCCGGGTACGAAGCCGAACGAGACGATCTACACGTACAGCGAGAAGGAGCTGCACGCGCTGCTCGCGAAGCTGCAGAAGGCCGGCAAGCGCTGGCAGGAGCCTGTGCAGCGTTACAAGGGTCTGGGTGAGATGGATGCCGACCAGCTCGCGACCACGACGATGGATCGCGCCGGCCGCATGCTCCGTCGCGTGACCGTGGAGGACGCGGATGCGGCCACCCGCGCGAACGAGGCCTTCGAGCTCCTGATGGGCAACGAAGTGGCCCCGCGCCGCGACTTCATCGTGACCTCGAGCGACCGGCTGTCTCGCGAGTCCATCGACGCCTGACCGGCCGCATCCGCCGCCCGTTCCCTTCTCCCGTCCGCGAGACTGCATTTCGCGCACGAGATCACGGGTATTACCCGTGATCTCGTGGCGGAGATGCAGTCTCGCCGAGGGAGGGAGCGCGAGGAGGGAGCGCGGTCAGGCGATGGCGGTGCCGATGGCGCCGATCACGTCGTCGAACGGCTGACCGGATGCGTCACGCTTCGCGCCCGCCTCGGGAAGCGTGCGCACGGCCCCGTCGGGTCCGACGGCGCGCGGCTGGTCGCCGACCCACGCGAGCATGAGGGTGTCCTCGCCCTTCAGGAAGCGCTGTGCGCGCACGCCGCCGGTCGCGCGTCCCTTCGCGGGGAACTCGGAGAGCACCGACACCTTGCCACTGCCTCCGGCGGTGCCGGCGAGTGCCTGCGAGGAGTCGGCGATCGTCACGACGACGGACTCCTCGGATGCGGCGACGGCGGTGAACATGATCACCTTGGCGCCGTCGGCGAGCCGGATGCCGGCCATGCCACCGGCGCTCTTGCCCTGGGGGCGCACCGCGGATGCATCGAATCGCAGCAGTTGCGCGTCCGAGCTCACGAAGACGAGTTCGACGTCGTCGGCTGCCAGAGCGGCGCCGACGACGCGGTCGCCGGGCTTCAGGGCGATGATCTCCGCATCCGGCTTGCCGGGCGCCAGCTCGGTGACCGCGACGCGCTTGACGACACCCTGGGCGGTGCCCAGGGCGATCGGGGCCGACGCGTCGAGCGGCACGAGAGCGAGGACATGCTCGTTGGCAGGGAGGCCGAGGTACTGGTCGGCCTTCGCGCCGGCGGCGGGCTGAACACTGTTGCCAGGCACCGAGGGCAGGTCGACGGGGGAGAAGCGCACGAGGCGTCCGGCGCTGGTGACCGCCCCTACATCGCCGCGGACCGTCGCATCCACCGCGCTGCGGATGGCGTCGTGCTTGCTGCGCCGCGCGGGAGGCACGATGCCGCCGTCGAGTGCATCCGCGACGAGCTCGGCACGCAGCATCCGTCCGGTCGCCGTGAGGAAGACACGGCACGGTGCGTCGGCGATCTGCAGGTCGGCCGCCGCCTTCGCGCCGCGGGGCGTGACGGGTCCGCCGTTCAACAGCAGCGTGCGACGCGGCGTGCCGTAGGTGTCAGACGCCACCTCGAGCTCCCGCGCCACCTGTGCGCGCAGGAGCACGTCGCTGCCCAGCAGTTCTTCGAGCGCTGCGATGTCGGCGCGCAGCTGGTCGCGCTCTGTCTCGAGCTCGATGCGCGAGAACCTGGTGAGGCGGCGCAGACGCAGCTCGAGGATGTACTCCGCTTGCAGGTGCGAGAGGTCGAACACCTCGATCAGGCGTGTGCGCGCTTGTTCGCTGTCGTCCGAGGACCGGATGACCTGGATGACCTCGTCGATGTCGAGGATCGCGATGAGCAGACCTTCGACGAGGTGCAGGCGCTCCTGCTTGCGGGCGAGGCGGTACCGACTGCGCCTCGTGACGACGGAGATCCGGTGGTCCAGGTACACGCGCAGGAGCGCCTTCAGCCCGAGTGTCTGCGGCTGACCGTCGACGAGGGCGACGTTGTTGATGCCGAAGGAGTCCTCCAGCGGCGTCAGCCGGTAGAGCTGATCGAGGACGGCCTTCGGATCGAACCCGGTCTTGATCGTGATGACCAGACGCAGGCCGTGGTTGCGGTCGGTGAAGTCGGCGACATCCGCGATGCCGGTGAGCTTCTTGGCGTTGACGGCATCCTTGATCTTCTCGATCACGCGCTCCGGACCCACCATGTAGGGCAGTTCGGTGACGACGAGGCCGGTGCGCCGTGGGCCCAGTGATTCGACCGAGACCTTCGCACGGGTGCGGAAGCTGCCGCGACCGTGGGCATAGGCGTCTTTGATCCCATCGAGGCCCACGATGACACCGCCGCCGGGAAGGTCGGGGCCCGGCACGAACTCCATGAGCTCTTCGAGCGTGGCGTCGGGGTTCTCGAGCAGATGGATGGCGGCAGCGACGACCTCGTTGAGGTTGTGCGGCGCCATGTTCGTCGCCATGCCGACCGCGATGCCGGTCGTGCCGTTCACGAGCAGGTTGGGGAAGGCGGCGGCGAGGACCTCGGGCTGCTGGAACTGGCCGTCGTAGTTGGGGATGAAGTCGACGACGTCCTCGTCGAGATTCTCGGTGAGAGCCAGCGCGGCCGGGGCCAGACGTGCCTCGGTGTAGCGCGCGGCGGCCGGACCGTCGTCGAGGGAGCCGAAGTTTCCGTGCCCGTCGACGAGCGGCACGCGCAGAGCGAAGTCCTGCGCGAGTCGCACCAGGGCGTCATAGATGGGGGAGTCGCCGTGGGGATGCAGCTTTCCCATGACCTCGCCGACGACACGTGCGCTCTTCACGTGCCCGCGGTCGGGGCGCAGCCCCATGTCGGCCATCTGGAACAGGATGCGCCGCTGCACGGGCTTGAGTCCGTCGCGTGCGTCCGGGAGAGCGCGCGAGTAGATGACCGAGTACGCATACTCGAGGAAGGACCCCTGCATCTCGGCAGACAGGTCGATGTCTTCGATGCGGCCTTCCTCGGCAGGCGCGGAATCGGACGTGGCTCGGGACATGCGCAACACCTCGGGTCGAAAAGGGCCTGGCGCGGGTATGCGAGACTGGGCCCGATGACCCTCAGCCTACCGGCGGACCCCTCCGGCGCCCCGAGGCTCACCGGTGTGCTGCCCGACGCGGTCGCGGCCCTCGACGGCGGCTCCGCCCGCTGGCCCACCGTGCAGAGCCTCATCGTCTTCGTCGTCGACGGACTCGGCGCCGCGAACCTCGCCGAGAACCTCGCGTACGCCCGTTTTCTGGCCGAGCATCGCGGCAAGAAGCGGGTGGCGACCTCGGTGTTCCCGAGCACGACGGCCGCCGCTCTGACGAGCCTGCTCACCGCATCCGATGTGGGCAGGCACGGACTCGTCGGCTACCGCGCGCGCGATCCGCTGACGGGTCTCGTGCACAACCAGCTCACGGACTGGGGCCCTCGCGCTCTCGACCCGCTCTCGTGGCCACAGGTCGCCCCGTTGAGCGCGAGCGACACGGCGCACCGCTGGGTCGTCGCATCCAAGCCCGAGTACGCAGGCACGGGGTTCACCGAAGCGACGCTCCGAGGGGCAGAGAACTTCGGTGAGAAGCGGCTCGACGACCGCGTCGACCGCGCGATCGCCGAGGCCCGCAGCGCGCCCGGCACCATCGTCTACCTCTACGCGCCCGAGCTCGACTCAGCGGGGCACCGGCACGGCGTCGCATCCGATCGGTGGACCGCCGCGCTCGAAGCGGTGGATGCGGCGGCACGCCGCCTGCACGCGGGAGCAGGCGCGGGTGTCGGGGTGATCCTCACCGCCGACCACGGAATGGTGGACGTCCCCCGGCACCGTCAGATCGTGATGACGGAGGGCGATGCCCGGCTGGAGGCTGCTGCGGCCATCGCCGGAGAACCACGGATGCTGCACCTGTACGCGCATCCCGGCGACGAAGCGTCCTTGATCCGTGCGTGGCGCGATGAGCCGATGGCATGGGTGTTCACGAGGGCACAGGCGATCGCCGCCGGCCTGTTCGGCGACACCGTCTCCGCTGCGGTCGCCTCGCGGATCGGCGACGTGTTGGTGGCAGCGCGCGGTCGCGTCGCCTACTACGACGGCCGCCTCGCCGACACCTCCGCGCAGCGCATGGTGGGTCAGCACGGGTCGCTCACGACGGAGGAGAGGGTCGTGCCCCTCATCGGTCTCGGGGGCTTCGCCGGCTGAGAGCGTTCAGCTCTCGTCGGAACGTGCTCCGAAGACGATCTCGTCCCAAGAGGGCATCGACGTGCGACCCTTACGTCGACCCGCATCGGAGGCCGGCTCAGTGCGCACGGTCTCCGCGGGCGCAGGTTCGCTGGTCTCGTTGTACCCCGGTTCCAGGGCGTCGAAGAGGGCGACCGGCGAGGGCGAACGAGTCGGCTCCTCGGGAGCATCTGCCGTCGGAGCCGCCGTGCGCTGACCGCGGCGACGCCGCAGGGCTTCCAGCAGGTCCGCCGTCTCGGCGGAGGTCTGCACCGCTTCGGGCGCCCGCTTGATCGCCGCATCCTGCACGGCGGGACTCGCCGGTGCCGGAAGCGTCGGACGCTCGGCCGCGTCGTGACGCGGGCCGAACGCGCCGCTGTCGAAGCGCGTGTCGTCCTTGATGCCCGGGGTGTCGAGTGCCCGAAGTCGAGGGATGAGGCCCTCCGGGAGTGACCCCTGTCGGGAGAGCTGCGTGGCGTCCGCGTTCAGCGGTGACAGCGAGCTGCGTCGGGGTTCGAAGCTCCAGCGCGCGTCGCGTTCGACATCGCCGGCGACGAAACCGAGCTTGACGACCCACCCGGTGGGTTCCTTCCAGCTCGTCCACCGCTCGCCGGTCGCGCCCGCTTCCGCCAACTTCGCGCGTACGGCGTCGCCGAAGCTCGTCTGGTTGTCGCCGTCGAAGTCGGATCCCAGCAGCACCGGCACTGAGAGAGCCTGTCCGACGATGAACTCCCGTTCGGCGAGCACGGGCGGCTCGAACCGGACGACGTCCTCGAGGGACGTGCCGAGCACTTCGGCGACCTCCCGGGCGGAGAGACCGGCGCGGATCTGCGCCTGGATCTCGCGGGGGCTGGGGCGGTTGGCCTTGACGGGCTCTTCGCGCTCCTTGCGTGCCCGACGAAGCTCTGCGCGCAGCACGTCATCGATGGCCAGGGAGTAGCGCTGCCCGGACTCGGTGGAGACCACCAGCACACCGTCTTCGGTGCCGATCACTCTGAGTTGTTCCATGCGACACACGCCTCCCATCTGCCGTGTGGGCCCATGCTGACACAGGGCGTCCCCGCTGGCGGGAATATCCGGGGCGTGGCGCGAGTTTCGATGCGTGCCGACCGCGGTGAGAGCACCATGCATCCGCATTTGCTAAATGCCACCCGGTCATGCAAACTATCGCCGCCTGCCCGACGGCGGGAGATCCACAACGCGACAAGAGACACGAGAAGAATGGCTACGGACTACGACGCCCCCCGCAAGACCGAAGACGACAGCGAGTCCATCGAAGCGCTCAAGGAGCGCGTTCCGGACAAGATGTCCGGGGCCGTCGACGTCGAGGACGCCGACAACCCGTCGGGCTTCGAGCTGCCCGGCGCCGACCTTTCGGACCTGGAGCTCGACGTCGTCGTGCTCCCCGCGCAGGAGGACGAGTTCACCTGCGTCAGCTGCTTCCTGGTGAAGCACCGCTCACAGATCGACCACGAGGAGTCGCTCGGCGCTATCTGCGTGGAGTGCGCTGCCTGACCTGCGCTCTGCGCACCGCCGCGGCGAGTCGGTCGGGGGTCCGTGAGGACACCACCCACGCCGGTGTCGGATCGTCCGCATCCTCGACGGGAACGACGACCGCCCCACCGATTCCGCCGCGCACCAGCATCCACGACCGAGGGTCGGCATCCCGGCCACGCGCGAACCGCGCGTCCTCGCCCGAGTAGGCGACCGGCTCTCCCAGAAGGTCGACCGGGATGTGGGCTCGACCCGCACGAAGCTCCCCACCAATGACCTCGACGCGAGGCGCGGTCGCCATCAGGGCCCAGACGATCAGGGCCGCGACCGCGACGCCCGCCACCAGCGCGAGAGTGGTGTCGACGGGGGAGAGGGCGAGCGCCACCATGGGGGCGCAGACCGCGGCTGCGACGAGCGTCCACAGCGAGGGGCTCAGGCGTTCGCGATAGACGACGTCGGAAGTCATGTTCTGCATTACCCTCGTGAGGTGGCCGAAAGCGTGGACATCCCCATTATCGCGCCCGTCGTCCCGGCGTTCGCTCATCCGGGCGACGCCGGCGCCGACCTGATCGCCGCGGAGGGGGTGCGACTCGGTCCCGGAGAACGTGCTCTCGTGGGCACCGGCGTGCGCATCGCGCTGCCCGAGGGGTACGCGGCGTTCGTCATGCCCCGTTCGGGGCTCGCGGCCAAGCACGGGGTGACGGTGGTCAACGCCCCGGGGACCGTCGATGCGGGTTACCGCGGCGAGATCAAGGTCGCGCTCCTGAACACCGACCGCACGGAGGCCTACGAGGTCTCGGCGGGGGACCGGATCGCGCAGCTGGTGGTCCTTCCGATCCCGCCGGTGCGCTTCCTGCCGGTCGACGAGCTGCCCGCCAGCGTGCGCGGCGAAGGGGGCTTCGGCTCCACCGGATACGACACTTCTGCGAGGACGACCCGATGACCGACGCATCTCTGGAACCGAGCGGCAAGAGCGCTCCGATCGACCGCGAGACCGCGGGACCCTTCGACGAGTCGGAGGTGAACCCGGTTCGTCCCTACATCGATCTGGGTGCGATCAAGGTGCTGCCGCGCGAGGGGCTCAACCTGCGGCTGGAGGTCGAGGAGCAGACGAAGCGCATCGTCGCCGTCGGACTCGACTATGCGGACTCCACGCTCCAGGTGCAGCCGTTCGCCGCGCCCCGCTCCAGCGGGCTCTGGGAGGAGACCCGAGAGCAGATCCGCCAGCAGGTACGTCAGCAGGGCGGGCGGGTCGAGGAGCGTGAGGGGCCGCTCGGCCCGGAGCTGCTCGCCGAGGTCCCGGTCGTCGTCGCCGGCGACGCCGGAAGCGGCGCCAAGCGGCTCGCGCGCTTCGTCGGCGTCGACGGTCCTCGCTGGTTCCTGCGCGGTGTGATCGGAGGAGCGGCGACGTCCAACGTCGACGCCGCGGCTCAGATCGAGGATCTCTTCCGATCGCTCGTGGTGGTCCGCGGTGGCACGCCGATGCCGCCGCGCGACCTGATCCCTCTGAAGATGCCGGCGACCCCGGGCGCCGCGTGAGCTCCGACGAGACGCACGGCGAGCGGCCGTCGCTGGAACCGCCGGCGCCCGCCGAGCCCCGCGCGTCCGAGCTCATCGGATCCGCTCTGGGCGCGGCCGCGCGACGCGCGGGGCTGGACCCGGCGCAGGAGGCGAGCACGGGTCACGTGGTGTGGCGGGCCATCGGCGGATGGCGCGGCATCATCGAGTCCGTGCTTCCGAGCCTCGTCTTCGTGGTCACCTTCACGGCGACGCAGGACCCCGCGGTCGGGACAGGGAACCTCCCGCTGTCCCTCGGGCTGTCGGTGGGCATCGCGGCGTTGTTCACGGTGGTGCGCCTGATCTGGCGGAGCAACGCTTCGCCCGCGCTCGGCGGTCTGATCGCCGCGGCCCTCGCGGCCGGACTGGCCTTGTGGACCGGCCGCGGTGAGGACAACTTCCTCCTCGGGTTTTTCATCAATGGGGGCTATGGTGCTGCCTTCGTCGTCTCGGCCTTCATCGGCTGGCCCATCATCGGACTCGCCGCAGGGTGGCTCATGGGTGAAGCGACCGCGTGGCGGAGCGACCGGCGCAAACGTCGCACCTTCTTCTGGCTCACGCTGGTCTGGGGGCTGTTCTTCTTCACGAAGTTGGCGGTCCAGCTGCCGTTCTATCTTTCGGGCGATGTGACCACACTCGGCGTGCTGAAGATCGCGATGGGGCTCCCGCTGTTCGCACCGTTGCTCGCGGTGACATGGCTGGTCGTCCGAGCGTCATACCCTCGAACCGGCGCCGTGTCCGACGCGGAAGGGTCCACCCGCCGGTGATACTATTTATCTCGACATCGAGATAAATTTCCGGGCGACGGGGTAAGGCTTACCTTCCTAGCAACCCCTTCCGGACGCGGGGAAGATGGGCAGATCGGGCCCCGCGACGACGCCCGTGAACGCCGACGAAGGAGACAGACGTGTCCACGGTTGACAGCTTCGGTGCGAAAAGCACCCTGACGGTCGGCAGCACCGACTACGAGATCTTCCGTATCGACACGGTCGCCGGTTACGAGAAGCTCCCCTTCAGTCTCAAGGTCCTCCTGGAGAACCTGTTGCGCACCGAGGACGGCGCCAACGTGACGAAGGAGCAGATCCAGGCCCTCGGCTCGTGGAACCCGGATGCGGAGCCCGACACCGAGATCCAGTTCACACCCGCACGCGTCGTGATGCAGGACTTCACGGGTGTGCCCTGCATCGTGGACCTCGCCACGATGCGCGAGGCCGTCACCGCCCTCGGCGGCGACCCGAACCGCATCAACCCGCTCTCGCCTGCCGAGATGGTCATCGACCACTCGGTCATCGCGGACCTCTTCGGTTCCGAGAACGCGCTCGAGCGCAACGTCGAGATCGAGTACGAGCGCAACGGCGAGCGTTACCAGTTCCTGCGCTGGGGCCAGACGGCCTTCGACGACTTCAAGGTCGTCCCGCCGGGAACCGGCATCGTGCACCAGGTGAACATCGAGCACCTCGCCAAGGTGATCTACGACCGCTCGGTCGACGGTGTGCTGCGCGCCTATCCCGACACCTGTGTCGGCACCGACTCGCACACCACCATGGTCAACGGTCTCGGCGTGCTCGGTTGGGGCGTCGGCGGCATCGAGGCAGAGGCTGCGATGCTCGGTCAGCCGGTCTCCATGCTGATCCCGCGCGTCGTCGGCTTCAAGCTCACCGGCGAGATCCCCGCCGGTGTCACCGCGACCGACGTCGTCCTGACGATCACCGACATGCTGCGCAAGCACGGCGTCGTGGGCAAGTTCGTCGAGTTCTACGGCGAGGGCGTCGCCTCCGTCCCCCTGGCCAACCGTGCCACGATCGGCAACATGAGCCCGGAGTTCGGCTCCACGGCCGCGATGTTCCCCATCGACGACGTGACCCTCGACTACCTGCGCCTCACCGGCCGCAGCGACGAGGCGATCGCGCTCGTCGAGGCGTACGCCAAGGAGCAGTCCCTCTGGCACGACCCCTCTCGCGAGCTGGTCTTCAGCGAGTACATGGAGCTCGACCTCGCCACGGTCGTCCCCTCGATCGCCGGCCCCAAGCGTCCCCAGGACCGCATCCTGCTGTCGGAGGCCAAGGCTCAGTTCGAGAAGGACATCCTCAACTACGCGACGGCGTCCACCTCGGACTCGATCGTCGACCTGGAGGGCGACCAGTCCTTCCCCGCATCCGACCCCGGTCCGGTGCCCGGTGACGAGCACGTGCACACCGGCGAGATCCTGATCTCCAGCGGGGGCCCGGCGGCGGCGTCCAAGCCCGTCAAGGTGACGCCCCCGGATGGAGCGCCCTACATCCTCGACAACGGCGCGGTCACCCTGGCGGCGATCACGTCCTGCACCAACACGTCCAACCCCTCGGTCATGATGGCCGCGGGCCTGCTGGCGAAGAAGGCCGTCGAGAAGGGCCTGACGCGCAAGCCCTGGGTCAAGACGACGCTCGGCCCGGGCTCGAAGGTCGTCACCGACTACTACGAGAAGTCGGGCCTCGACAAGTCGCTCGAGGGTCTCGGCTTCTACACCGTCGGCTACGGCTGCACGATCTGCATCGGCAACTCGGGTCCGCTCATCGAAGAGGTCTCCGAGGCCATCAACGAGAACGACCTCGCCGTGACGGCCGTCCTCTCGGGCAACCGCAACTTCGAGGGTCGCATCAGCCCGGACGTGAAGATGAACTACCTCGCGTCGCCGCCCCTGGTGGTGGCCTACGCGCTGGCGGGTTCGATGAACTTCGACTTCGACAACGACCCGCTCGGCAAGGACCAGAACGGCGAGGACGTGTTCCTCAAGGACATCTGGCCCTCGACCGAGGAGGTACAGGCCGTCATCGACACCTCGATCTCGCGCGAGCAGTTCATCAAGCAGTACGCGACCGTCTTCGACGGCGACGACCGCTGGCGGAACCTGCCCACGCCCACCGGCCCGGTGTTCGAGTGGGATGCGGACTCCACCTACGTGCGCAAGGCGCCCTACTTCGACGGTATGTCGATGGAGCTGACCCCGGTCTCCGACATCACCGGTGCCCGCGTGATGGCGACCCTGGGTGACTCGGTGACCACCGACCACATCAGCCCGGCAGGAAACATCAAGGCGGGCACCCCCGCCGCGCAGTACCTGACCGAGCACGGCGTCGCGCAGAAGGACTTCAACTCCTACGGCTCTCGCCGTGGAAACCACGAGGTCATGATCCGCGGAACGTTCGCCAACATCCGCCTCAAGAACGCGATCGTCAGCGCGGTCAACGACGGGGCGGTCGTCGAGGGCGGCTACACGCGCGACTTCACGCAGCCCGGTGGTCCGCAGTCGTTCATCTACGACGCCTGCCAGAACTACGCTGCGCAGGGCACACCTCTCGTCGTGTTCGGCGGCAAGGAGTACGGCTCCGGCTCGTCGCGCGACTGGGCGGCCAAGGGCACGAGCCTGCTCGGCGTCAAGGCCGTCATCACCGAGAGCTTCGAGCGCATCCACCGCTCGAACCTGATCGGCATGGGCGTCGTCCCGCTGCAGTTCCCCGAGGGTGAGAGCTGGTCCTCGCTCGGCCTCGACGGGACCGAGATCGTGTCGATCACGGGCCTGGAGAAGCTCAACGAGGGCGTCACGCCCAAGACGGTGACCGTCACGGCCGAGCCGAGCGAGTTTTCGCCGGAGGGCAAGCAGACGATCACGTTCGAGGCGAAGGTGCGCATCGACACCCCCGGTGAGGCGGACTACTACCGCAACGGCGGCATCCTGCAGTACGTGCTGCGCTCGCTCGTCTGAGCGTTCGCACCCGGACGGGTCGGTCCTGGCAAGGGACCGGCCCGTCTTTTGCTGCAGCGGCTAACCTGTGGAGATGAGCCGGATCTTCGCGACGCCGTTCGCCGACATCTACCCGCTCTACGTGGCCAAGATCGAGCGGAAGGGGCGCACCAGCGCCGAGCTCGACGAGGTCATCCGGTGGCTCACGGGGTTCGAGGACCGGGATATCTCCCGTCACCTCGCCGAGCGCACGAGCCTCGAGGAGTTCTTCGCGCAGGCGCACCTGAACCCGCACGTCGATCGGATCACCGGTGTGGTCTGCGGCATCCGCGTCGAGGAGATCGAAGACCCGCTCATGCAGCGCATCCGCTACCTCGACAAGCTCGTCGACGAACTCGCGAAGGGACGCCCGATGG
Proteins encoded:
- a CDS encoding DUF2200 domain-containing protein — protein: MSRIFATPFADIYPLYVAKIERKGRTSAELDEVIRWLTGFEDRDISRHLAERTSLEEFFAQAHLNPHVDRITGVVCGIRVEEIEDPLMQRIRYLDKLVDELAKGRPMAKVLRQEPAGAGGTRS
- a CDS encoding DUF3710 domain-containing protein, with protein sequence MTDASLEPSGKSAPIDRETAGPFDESEVNPVRPYIDLGAIKVLPREGLNLRLEVEEQTKRIVAVGLDYADSTLQVQPFAAPRSSGLWEETREQIRQQVRQQGGRVEEREGPLGPELLAEVPVVVAGDAGSGAKRLARFVGVDGPRWFLRGVIGGAATSNVDAAAQIEDLFRSLVVVRGGTPMPPRDLIPLKMPATPGAA
- a CDS encoding DNA gyrase/topoisomerase IV subunit A: MSRATSDSAPAEEGRIEDIDLSAEMQGSFLEYAYSVIYSRALPDARDGLKPVQRRILFQMADMGLRPDRGHVKSARVVGEVMGKLHPHGDSPIYDALVRLAQDFALRVPLVDGHGNFGSLDDGPAAARYTEARLAPAALALTENLDEDVVDFIPNYDGQFQQPEVLAAAFPNLLVNGTTGIAVGMATNMAPHNLNEVVAAAIHLLENPDATLEELMEFVPGPDLPGGGVIVGLDGIKDAYAHGRGSFRTRAKVSVESLGPRRTGLVVTELPYMVGPERVIEKIKDAVNAKKLTGIADVADFTDRNHGLRLVITIKTGFDPKAVLDQLYRLTPLEDSFGINNVALVDGQPQTLGLKALLRVYLDHRISVVTRRSRYRLARKQERLHLVEGLLIAILDIDEVIQVIRSSDDSEQARTRLIEVFDLSHLQAEYILELRLRRLTRFSRIELETERDQLRADIAALEELLGSDVLLRAQVARELEVASDTYGTPRRTLLLNGGPVTPRGAKAAADLQIADAPCRVFLTATGRMLRAELVADALDGGIVPPARRSKHDAIRSAVDATVRGDVGAVTSAGRLVRFSPVDLPSVPGNSVQPAAGAKADQYLGLPANEHVLALVPLDASAPIALGTAQGVVKRVAVTELAPGKPDAEIIALKPGDRVVGAALAADDVELVFVSSDAQLLRFDASAVRPQGKSAGGMAGIRLADGAKVIMFTAVAASEESVVVTIADSSQALAGTAGGSGKVSVLSEFPAKGRATGGVRAQRFLKGEDTLMLAWVGDQPRAVGPDGAVRTLPEAGAKRDASGQPFDDVIGAIGTAIA
- a CDS encoding alkaline phosphatase family protein — protein: MTLSLPADPSGAPRLTGVLPDAVAALDGGSARWPTVQSLIVFVVDGLGAANLAENLAYARFLAEHRGKKRVATSVFPSTTAAALTSLLTASDVGRHGLVGYRARDPLTGLVHNQLTDWGPRALDPLSWPQVAPLSASDTAHRWVVASKPEYAGTGFTEATLRGAENFGEKRLDDRVDRAIAEARSAPGTIVYLYAPELDSAGHRHGVASDRWTAALEAVDAAARRLHAGAGAGVGVILTADHGMVDVPRHRQIVMTEGDARLEAAAAIAGEPRMLHLYAHPGDEASLIRAWRDEPMAWVFTRAQAIAAGLFGDTVSAAVASRIGDVLVAARGRVAYYDGRLADTSAQRMVGQHGSLTTEERVVPLIGLGGFAG
- the dut gene encoding dUTP diphosphatase → MAESVDIPIIAPVVPAFAHPGDAGADLIAAEGVRLGPGERALVGTGVRIALPEGYAAFVMPRSGLAAKHGVTVVNAPGTVDAGYRGEIKVALLNTDRTEAYEVSAGDRIAQLVVLPIPPVRFLPVDELPASVRGEGGFGSTGYDTSARTTR
- a CDS encoding DUF4193 domain-containing protein is translated as MATDYDAPRKTEDDSESIEALKERVPDKMSGAVDVEDADNPSGFELPGADLSDLELDVVVLPAQEDEFTCVSCFLVKHRSQIDHEESLGAICVECAA
- the sepH gene encoding septation protein SepH: MEQLRVIGTEDGVLVVSTESGQRYSLAIDDVLRAELRRARKEREEPVKANRPSPREIQAQIRAGLSAREVAEVLGTSLEDVVRFEPPVLAEREFIVGQALSVPVLLGSDFDGDNQTSFGDAVRAKLAEAGATGERWTSWKEPTGWVVKLGFVAGDVERDARWSFEPRRSSLSPLNADATQLSRQGSLPEGLIPRLRALDTPGIKDDTRFDSGAFGPRHDAAERPTLPAPASPAVQDAAIKRAPEAVQTSAETADLLEALRRRRGQRTAAPTADAPEEPTRSPSPVALFDALEPGYNETSEPAPAETVRTEPASDAGRRKGRTSMPSWDEIVFGARSDES
- a CDS encoding DUF3093 domain-containing protein: MTSDVVYRERLSPSLWTLVAAAVCAPMVALALSPVDTTLALVAGVAVAALIVWALMATAPRVEVIGGELRAGRAHIPVDLLGEPVAYSGEDARFARGRDADPRSWMLVRGGIGGAVVVPVEDADDPTPAWVVSSRTPDRLAAAVRRAQVRQRTPRR
- a CDS encoding aconitate hydratase, which produces MSTVDSFGAKSTLTVGSTDYEIFRIDTVAGYEKLPFSLKVLLENLLRTEDGANVTKEQIQALGSWNPDAEPDTEIQFTPARVVMQDFTGVPCIVDLATMREAVTALGGDPNRINPLSPAEMVIDHSVIADLFGSENALERNVEIEYERNGERYQFLRWGQTAFDDFKVVPPGTGIVHQVNIEHLAKVIYDRSVDGVLRAYPDTCVGTDSHTTMVNGLGVLGWGVGGIEAEAAMLGQPVSMLIPRVVGFKLTGEIPAGVTATDVVLTITDMLRKHGVVGKFVEFYGEGVASVPLANRATIGNMSPEFGSTAAMFPIDDVTLDYLRLTGRSDEAIALVEAYAKEQSLWHDPSRELVFSEYMELDLATVVPSIAGPKRPQDRILLSEAKAQFEKDILNYATASTSDSIVDLEGDQSFPASDPGPVPGDEHVHTGEILISSGGPAAASKPVKVTPPDGAPYILDNGAVTLAAITSCTNTSNPSVMMAAGLLAKKAVEKGLTRKPWVKTTLGPGSKVVTDYYEKSGLDKSLEGLGFYTVGYGCTICIGNSGPLIEEVSEAINENDLAVTAVLSGNRNFEGRISPDVKMNYLASPPLVVAYALAGSMNFDFDNDPLGKDQNGEDVFLKDIWPSTEEVQAVIDTSISREQFIKQYATVFDGDDRWRNLPTPTGPVFEWDADSTYVRKAPYFDGMSMELTPVSDITGARVMATLGDSVTTDHISPAGNIKAGTPAAQYLTEHGVAQKDFNSYGSRRGNHEVMIRGTFANIRLKNAIVSAVNDGAVVEGGYTRDFTQPGGPQSFIYDACQNYAAQGTPLVVFGGKEYGSGSSRDWAAKGTSLLGVKAVITESFERIHRSNLIGMGVVPLQFPEGESWSSLGLDGTEIVSITGLEKLNEGVTPKTVTVTAEPSEFSPEGKQTITFEAKVRIDTPGEADYYRNGGILQYVLRSLV
- a CDS encoding DUF3159 domain-containing protein translates to MSSDETHGERPSLEPPAPAEPRASELIGSALGAAARRAGLDPAQEASTGHVVWRAIGGWRGIIESVLPSLVFVVTFTATQDPAVGTGNLPLSLGLSVGIAALFTVVRLIWRSNASPALGGLIAAALAAGLALWTGRGEDNFLLGFFINGGYGAAFVVSAFIGWPIIGLAAGWLMGEATAWRSDRRKRRTFFWLTLVWGLFFFTKLAVQLPFYLSGDVTTLGVLKIAMGLPLFAPLLAVTWLVVRASYPRTGAVSDAEGSTRR